In Panicum virgatum strain AP13 chromosome 4N, P.virgatum_v5, whole genome shotgun sequence, a single window of DNA contains:
- the LOC120671334 gene encoding probable receptor-like protein kinase At1g80640 yields MPSCRKATKSRVPSGIPSREPASKQLRAQAQLGCLFERRREREAAAAGVRRSMRRAPPPLPFRCSPVLALVLLLASCPSSAGGRAAPGASPVAEHVRAAAAAGANGTASFAPAAPAPPPVVIIVERRHHFHRELVIASALASVAIVAIILSTFYAWVLWRRSRRQPDGKAYRSSGTARGIMLVPILSKFSSFKTSRKGLVAMIEYPVLEAATGKFSESNVLGVGGFGCVYKAVFDGGVTAAVKRLESGGPECEKEFENELDLLGRIRHPNIVSLLGFCVHEGNHYIVYELMEKGSLETQLHGPSHGSALSWHIRMKIALDMARGLEYLHEHCSPPVIHRDLKSSNILLDSDFNAKISDFGLAVTSGNIDKGSMNLSGTLGYVAPEYLLDGKLTEKSDVYAFGVVLLELLMGRKPVEKMSQTQCQSIVTWAMPQLTDRSKLPNIVDPVIRDTMDPKHLYQVAAVAVLCVQPEPSYRPLITDVLHSLVPLVPVELGGTLRVAEPPSPNLKHSPC; encoded by the exons ATGCCCAGTTGCCGCAAAGCTACAAAGTCTCGTGTCCCAAGCGGGATCCCCTCTCGCGAACCAGCCAGTAAACAACTCCGCGCGCAGGCGCAGCTCGGTTGCCTCTTTGAGCGGAGGCgcgagagggaggcggcggcggcgggagtgaGGAGGAGCATGAGGCGGGCGCCACCCCCATTGCCGTTCCGGTGCTCTCCCGTCTTGGccctggtgctgctgctggcgtCCTGCCCGTCGTCGGCCGGTGGGAGGGCCGCGCCGGGGGCTTCGCCTGTCGCCGAGCAcgttcgcgccgccgccgctgctggcgccAATGGGACCGCCTCCTTtgctccggcggcgccggcgccgcctcccgtCG TGATCATCGTGGAGCGGCGCCACCATTTCCACCGTGAGCTTGTCATCGCCTCTGCCCTCGCCTCCGTCGCCATCGTCGCGATCATCCTCTCCACGTTCTATGCGTGGGTCCTCTGGCGGCGGTCTCGCCGCCAGCCAGACGGCAAGGCCTACAGGAGCTCAG GCACTGCGAGGGGAATCATGCTGGTGCCGATCCTGAGCAAGTTCAGCTCATTCAAGACGAGCAGGAAGGGGCTTGTGGCGATGATCGAGTACCCGGTGCTGGAGGCGGCGACGGGGAAGTTTAGTGAGAGCAACGtgctcggcgtcggcggctTCGGGTGCGTCTACAAGGCGGTGTTCGACGGCGGAGTTACCGCAGCGGTCAAGAGGCTGGAAAGTGGTGGGCCGGAGTGCGAGAAGGAATTCGAG AATGAGCTGGATTTGCTTGGCAGGATTCGGCACCCCAACATTGTGTCCCTGCTGGGTTTCTGTGTTCATGAGGGGAATCACTACATTGTTTATGAGCTGATGGAGAAGGGATCCCTGGAGACACAGCTGCACG GGCCTTCACATGGGTCAGCCCTGAGCTGGCACATCCGGATGAAGATCGCGCTCGACATGGCAAG GGGATTAGAGTATCTTCATGAGCACTGCAGTCCACCAGTGATCCATAGGGATCTGAAGTCATCTAACATACTTTTAGATTCAGACTTCAATGCCAAG ATTTCAGATTTTGGTCTTGCAGTGACCAGTGGGAATATTGACAAGGGAAGTATGAATCTTTCTGGAACCTTGGGCTATGTAGCTCCTGAATACCTATTAGATG GTAAGCTGACTGAGAAGAGCGACGTGTACGCTTTTGGAGTAGTGCTTCTTGAGCTGCTAATGGGAAGGAAGCCTGTCGAGAAGATGAGTCAAACTCAGTGCCAATCAATTGTGACATGG GCCATGCCGCAGCTGACTGACAGATCAAAACTCCCCAACATAGTTGACCCAGTGATCAGGGACACGATGGACCCAAAACACCTGTACCAA GTTGCAGCAGTGGCTGTTCTATGCGTGCAGCCAGAACCGAGTTACAGACCGCTGATCACCGATGTTCTCCACTCCCTTGTTCCTCTAGTCCCGGTGGAGCTTGGAGGGACACTGAGGGTTGCAGAGCCGCCTTCCCCAAACCTTAAACATTCTCCTTGTTGA